In Acropora muricata isolate sample 2 chromosome 13, ASM3666990v1, whole genome shotgun sequence, the DNA window TTCCTCGTGACGTAACAGAAAACAATTATAGTTGCTGCCCGTTGACATGCTACAGGTCCTGGAATTTAGAATGGTGACCCACGCAGCGAGAAAACCAGTCTATTTCACGGCATTTACCTTCACAACACCGTTATTCTGATATTCCTTCCACTTTACTCTATCTGAGCTGAACAGAAGTTTATATGATGTCACCCACTGAAAAAGAACTGTCGAAGACTTCCCCTGCGTGGCTATTTTGTTCACCACCCTCTCCTTCCCCAGGTCAATTTGCAAGTACTGGCCAACAGCATTTTGGAGTGCTGCCCAGGAACTGGCAAATTCACTTGTTGCGATATTGTTTAGACGGGCCTGCCATGGTTGGCTTTTTGGTCCATAAGACGAAGACGCTTTCACCGCTTCGTTTGGTATCTCTCTATTTTCCATTCCAAGGGGTTGAATGCGGCATTCTGTGGGGAGAAACACAAATTCCTTCTTATTTACATTCACTTGTAGGAGTAGTTCTAATGATGACTACAACGAGACTCTCCGCTTTTACGGCGCGAAGAAGTTAGAATTAGATCTCTATCGAATACAAATAGCGCCGTCTTCCGAATTAGTGCGTTACACCAGCCATTTGAATTGTTAAATaactgaaagtgaagaatgatcatcgcagtaaattttctaatttaagcaattggaaggaagaagccagTAAAATATCAGGGATTCAACGGGATTCggacccgtgacctccgcgataccgtGTGATGCTCGAcgaactgagctgtgaagccacacattgggggtgaggtcaatttgttgagttcatatccgCGTcacgtgcagtgaaatgatgtgaaatatatatgaaattcatatattgTACTGTTACATGACTTTAGCGCAAGGCTCACCTTCACAGATCAGGGATGACGAGCAAATCATTTGCCTCTCACAATCGAGATTGTTTCTGCAAGACTTCGATCGGAAAATGTTTTCCATGTAAATGGTATACGGCACATGTACCATGTCTTCTGGGTGCGACGAATGCGTCTTATCATTTAATTCACATCGTTTTTCTATGCGGTAAAAGTTGCTGCTATGGCAACCCGGAGAGGCAGTGCACAGTGCGATACAATCGACATTGCGACCAGCGGTCTCCTCCCTGATTATGTGGTTTTGAAGAGCTTGTCCTTGCACGGAATAAGATGCCGTACATGAGTTCACGATTGTTGTCCTCAATAGTATGAAAATTGTTAGCAGCGTAACAAATAAATTCATTCCtgttaagacaaaaaaaaaaaaaaaaacagacaaagaataCATTCAGTTTTACAAAGTCGTAAGTTTTCGATTTAACaaatttatgttattttttttttcttctggtcgttgataaaaaaaattgcagcatGGCGTGGTCAAAGTGCTCTACACAGCTAGCAGAGGTTTTCCTTTCTTCTCATTTAAATTTGCTTGTCTTTTAAAGAACTTGATTAAGATCTCGGGTCGAAGATCTGATCTTTTCTGTAACACCAGCCGAATTATCttgtttgaaaaacaagaaactgAACTGTGTACGTTGCTTTCGTGGTATATTTTGAGGTTACCGTAGTTATTTTCGTCTCTTGTTCTTCTTCGTTGGACAACTCAATGGAAGCTGTTGAGTTTATCGTCTTAGGTATTTTCACATTCAATATTTTCGCTCTTTACGTTCGTCATTCGGACGGCGAGCAGTTATATAAATAAGGGTTCATCCTGAGATTATATCTGATTTGCAGTTTGCCGGATAAagtaatttgttttaaaaagaaaatagaaaaaggcTTACTTTGCTAAATTCAGCAAAACTGGAAACTGTCTGGCGAACGAAGTGTAGTGCTCAGTTCTATCAGTCTTTTTGGAAAGTTGTTCTACAAGAGCCTTGGCATGGGAGGTGATCTCCACTTAGTTTCTTCTTGATTGCAGAAAGCTAACTCGCTCAAAATTGGTGCAACGTTTTAACTGCGTGGAtttaaatgaagaaatgaaaaaacaatATGTGTCCGATAAATTATTAACAAGAAGAAACAACTTCATGTCATGCGTTTTGTTCCAACTTTTTATCAACtgggtttttcttgttttcttcttgtttcAGTATCAGAGGCAGCTTCATTACTTTTGAGGTTCGATTATTTGAAACTTTAGATGCCACACTCTGCCTCCTTGATTAATTTGAAGATTAACTGACATTGCCAGCTGGCAACTAAAAtccatcattaattttttgagaCAGTTTGGGGTTACAATTAAGTAGCGTGAAAACTAAAACCTTGCCGCAATAGAACTTTTTggtttgtacattttgttttcccaaacaattcatgtgataatactcaggaggatcgTTCCTTTGtgttgctcattaaaaagagcgcatgcaagcatgaatatgtctgcatgcactctttttaatgaacaaaacaaaggaccgaacctcctaaatattagcacatgatctgtattgggaaaacaaaatatacaagcgaaaaaggtatTTTGTCGGCAATTTTACAGTACGTCTCTTCAAGATCATTCTGAAGACGACTTGTCACGTTAACGATTGGTTTTTGTCAagtgaaaatgttttaagttgctTTGCAAGCTAATATGTACTGCATTTATTCATGGACCAGCGAGTCTTAGAAAAGCCTAGCAGGTCATTTGAGACATTATCttctttgaaaaacaataaactgagCTGTGTGTGTTGCTTTCGTGGTACACTTAGAGGTAATAATTTTCTTCTCTTGTTCTTCTTTGTTGAGCAAATCAATGTTGAACAACTCGTTTTGTAGCATCGGCTTTACTTTGTCAAATTTAGAATGTTCGCCCTTCACGTTTGTCATTCGGACGGCAAGCAGTTAATTGCTTTCTTGCCTGATCGCAGAAAACTGACTCGCTCAAGATCGGTGCAATGTTTTAACTGTGTGAGAATTAAATCGGCAACTGACAAAACATATTATATTACATTTTTGATTAATTATTTAACATGAAGAAGCAAAGCTATCAAACAATTCGGTTCAAGTGCAGATATTCGTTTTAGCTGGGTTATTCTTGTTTTCGAGTCTCAAGatacttttgtttttcattcagaTTTTGGATACCAGAGGCAGCGTTATAACTTTTGAGTTTTCcttatttgaatttgaatgccAGAGTTTGCTTCATGTATTTATTTGTAGATTAAGAGATTGCCAGCTGGCAATAAATGGTGCTTCGTAATGAATTAGGGCATTCGAATCAGCATAATGTCGATTCTAAAGTAATAATTTAAAGTACCACTGTGTTCAAATTCAAGTCCCTTGAACCCTTAGGTTTATCACATAGAATTCCAGGAAAGATTAAAAAGGCCATTAACAGTTATGCAATATCTGCACTggttccggagatatttaactgtgaaaaatgttgaaaatatgcaaatgtgaAGACTGATAACATCATTTACTCAACCCAATGTAACATAAAGTATATAAATACAGTTATCTCGGTCAATTTGCAGCAGAGACCATTGAAAATTGGTAGGCTAATCTCGTGCGTAGAGGCCATAaatggaaaacgaaaaaaccgGTGGTATTATCTTCGCACCTTGAGGATGCACTCCGAGGTTTCGGCCAAGAGATCGCCTACAGGAGAGCAGCGTGGCTTTCTGATACCTCTCGCCCGGCAGGGAGGGAGAAAAATGTGTGACTGAAGGCCTAGCAGCTTAGTTCTAAGTACACGTAAGTAAACCTAAGACTAGCTGGCATGTATATTTcgcccattacaaaagcatgtcaacaatcacatagacattgttaatggtgtaacattcgttacccgtaagcacatgtcccctcagggacctatttttctttttgtcagtCTTATTTAAGTCTGATTTGCAGTTTGATAAAATAGtgtatttcaaaagaaaacgGCTTACTGCTAAATTCAGCAAAACTGGAAAGTGTCAGGCGAAGTTCTTCCACGCTCGAAATCAAATTCGACAAACATTTTAACTAAGTGAGAATTAAATCAACAAATGACAAAACACCTTACACATTTTCGATGAATTAttaacaagaagaagaaaagctaTCATACATTTCGGTTCACAGATCTTCTTTTTAGCTggatagaccatttccgaattacctttggcctctttttcaaagcgagtcttggtgctcatcctttcatatgaaaattagttttgattcacatgcaaatgaaaactaattttcatatgaaaagatgagcaccaggactcgctttgaaaaagaggccaaaggtaattcggaaatggcctattgttcttgttttcgagTTTCAAGATAGCGTTGTTTTTCATTCAGTTTTTTTAATATCAGAGACAGCGTCATATTCAACTTTTGACTTTTCTTTACTTGAAGTCTTAGATGCCACAGTCTACCTCATGTATTTGTAAATTAAGACACTGTCAGCTGGCAACCAGGCCTTTCTAACCCTACGGTGCATCGTAGGTGATTAATTAGGGCATTCGAATCGGCACACTGTTGACATTAAAGTGACAATTAAAGTCTACGAAAATTTGCCGTCATTTCGTCTCGATTAGGTAAGATTtccaaagaaaagagaagataGGTCAATATGG includes these proteins:
- the LOC136896599 gene encoding retinoschisin-like, which produces MNLFVTLLTIFILLRTTIVNSCTASYSVQGQALQNHIIREETAGRNVDCIALCTASPGCHSSNFYRIEKRCELNDKTHSSHPEDMVHVPYTIYMENIFRSKSCRNNLDCERQMICSSSLICEECRIQPLGMENREIPNEAVKASSSYGPKSQPWQARLNNIATSEFASSWAALQNAVGQYLQIDLGKERVVNKIATQGKSSTVLFQWVTSYKLLFSSDRVKWKEYQNNGVVKVFTANSDRGTVVSHKLSPRISTRYVRFSVLSWHRHITMRVELYGCANEP